Genomic window (Nitrospirales bacterium LBB_01):
GGTTATCCCAATTCTCTATCAGAAGTGAAAGCACCTCCATTAAGTTAGACTTGTAAATTGGTTTCGCTATGTAGCCGGAGATGCCATAGGCCCGGCACTGTGCGTCATCATTTATTAAACCCGCTTCAACCAGCATAATCACTTTTACCTGTGAGAGTTTTTCTACTGATTTCATGTTTTTTGAAAACGCAAATCCATCCATGTCTGCCAGTTGAAAATCCAGAATCACTATATCATACTGCAAATCAGAAAAGGTGAGGATGCCAGAGGCCTCATAGCCGCTTGAGGCCGTATCTACAAGAAATCCCTCGCTTTTTAGCATCTCAGCCAATCGTTTGTTGGTTGAGGCGTTGCTGTCCACTATCAGTATGCGTTTACTGCCGAAATTATTTTTTTTAACATGCGGAACTGAAAGAACAGGTTTTGATGATTCTGAAAACTTAGCAGTGAAATGAAATGTGCTGCCCTGCCCTACCCTGCTTTCTACCCAAATCTCACCGCCAAGCAATGCCACAATTTTTTTCACTATCGCAAGTCCAAGCCCTGTGCCTTCATACTTTTTAGTCGCATGTTCTTCAACCATAGTGAAGCTGTCAAAAATCACACCGAGCTTTTCCTCTGGAATTCCTATTCCAGTGTCTGAAACTAAAAAATATAACTCCATCGGTTGCCCATTAAGAGACGGTTCTGTATTTAATACGGTCTGAGCTAAATCCACTTTTAACTCTATTGTTCCTTTATCAGTAAATTTCACTGCGTTACCTACAAGATTAACCAACACCTGTCTCAGTAACCCCGCATCTCCTCTTAACGCTCCGGGCAAGTTGCTTGAAATCTCAACATTAAACATTAGCCCCTTGTTCATAGCCGAAATAGCTAACGGATCCATAGCGGTTTTTATCGTTGTAACCAGATCAAAATCAACTTCTTTTATTTCCATTTTACCGGCTTCTATTTTAGATAAATCCAATACATCGTTTAACAGATCAAGCAGATGAGCTGAGGAGTTTTTAACTATTGTGAGATACTCTCTCTGCTCTTTGTCAATAAGAGTATCCAGCGCAAGATTGGTCATTCCTATTATACCGTTCATAGGGGTGCGAAACTCGTGGCTCATGTTTGCCAAAAATGTGCTCTTTGCGATGTTAGCCGCCTCGGCAGCCTCCTTTGCTTCAAGCAGTTCATTTTCTGTTTGCTTGCGTTTGGATATGTCTCTTATGATACCGGTGTAAAAATTCTCACCTTGTACTTTCCACATTGCAAGGGATAGTTCTAAAGAAAACTCCTCGCCATTGTTTCTTAACCCCAACAATTCAAACGTTTTCCCAATTAAATCAGATTTTCCTGTTTGAGTTACCCTTTGTACTCCTTCTCTGTGTTTTTGCCTGAATCCTTCGGGGATTATTATAGTAATATCGCTGCTTAATGCCTCAGTGGCAGTGTAACCAAATATTTGTTCCGCTGCTCTGTTCCAGTAGATTATATTATGGTTGCTGTCTATTGTAATAATTGCATCGTTTGCGGTATCAAGAACCGATTGCAGCTTTTTTTGATGGATTTCAAGTGATTTATCAACACACTGGCGTAGAGCCTTCTCTTGCTTTAACTCCTCATGAGCTTGAGTTAGTCTGTCTATCAGCTCATTAGTGGTCTTATCCTCTTGTTTTACCATGTTACATTTAAAGTTATCGTAAACTCGGCCCCGCCGTCAATATTCCTGACAGACAGCCTCCCGCCCATATTTTGCTCAATGATTGTTCTTGACATATAAAGCCCCAGCCCTGTGCCTTTATCGTCTGCCTTTGACGTCACATACGGCTCATAAATCTTTTCCATAATGTCTTTTGGTATGCCGCCCCCCTTGTCGCTTATTTTTACGTATAAATTATTGTCTGTACGTGACAGTGTTATCCTGATATCTCCATTAAAGTCCTTTCCGAGTCCTGTTGCCAAAACCCTGCTTTCTATCGCATCCCGTGAGTTATTAATCAGGTTCAGTATGACTTGTTTAAACTCGTTGGGGTAACCGGTAGTTGTTAAATCTAACTCAGGCGAGGCGGCTTCAATTGTGATTTCAACGTTGTGTTTCTTTTTGTATAACGTCCCAAACATACCGACTATGTCCTCTATTGCTTTCCTAACATTGAAGGTGACTTTTGTTCTTGATGGCATTAAAAAAGTCCTAAAATCATCAATCGTCTTTGACATAAACATAATCTGTGACAGGATAGCTTTCGTCGCCTCATCGACAGACTCTTTGTTCAGCTCGCCAAAATTCCCTGCGTCTTTTAAATCCTGTATGGTCAAAGATATGGCATTAAGAGGCTGTTTCCACTGATGGGCTATCATTCCAACCACCTCGCCCATGGAGGCCTGCTTTGACTGCTGGACAAGCAACTGTTCCTTTAGCATTCTATGTTTTATTTCCTCATCAACTCTTTTTTCAAGCTCTGTGTTCATTACCAGTAGATCATTGGTTTTTTCTCTTACCTTTGAAATCATTGACTTAAATGTCTCAAGGAGAGTGCTGATTTCGCCTCCTGATGCATCAGGAAATTTGACGTCATAATTGCCCTCCCCTACCGCTATTGCAACATCTCTGATTGCCTCAAGCGGCCGTGATAACCGACGTGTAATCAGAAATATTATTGACAATATAAAAACGAGGCTAAGCACAAGAAAGAGGATACGACTTTCTATGTATTTTCGTATCGGCAGATAAATATCATCTGCCTCTTTTTTAATCACTAAACCCCATATAAGGTCAGGCTCAATGATTAAATGCCTATAAGCAGCAAAAACTTGTCGTCCTCTGAAATCTTTGTTTATTGTACTTCCCTCGTGTCCTGCAAAAACCATATCTACTATTTTAGATTTGAGTCTCTGCGCTGCTTGAAAAGATATGTTACCTGCACGCGAAATGTAAGTAAAATCAGGACCAGCCAACTCAGCATCATTAGTGTTGGTTGAGTCTATATCGGCATTTAGTATAGGGTTTAGACAATCATCCATTTTCATGTTTACTATCAGAAGATAAATCTTATTGTCAATAAGCACACCGCGTATGTATTTTAAAACTAAGGTCTTGGAATTGGGTTTTTCAGCGGCAAAAAAATGCGTGAGATGAAGATCTTTTAATATCTCGCCAAAATAACTCTCATGAGAAATATCTGTGCCAACATCTTTAATGTGTGTGGATGCGATTATAAGTCCAGTGGGATTGACTACCTGTATTGAGTCATAAAAGCCATGGTACTGTCCCTCTTCGTTTAGCTCTGTAATTAAAGAGTTAAAATGACTGTTATCTTTTAATGCCGGCAACAATTCTGAGGGGTTTTTAATATTTTTTTCCACTATAAATCGTTCAATTTCTTTGATGCTTGTTATAATGGATTCATTTCTGGCAACAGAAGAAACATCATCCTTTAGCTCAGTAACAAATCTGATTATATAAGATTTTTTAATGTCAGCCTCCAAGCTCAGAGCATTTAGAAACTCACGTTGACGCTGCTGGAACATTCCGTGAATGTTTGTAAATGGAATGCCATAGATGTTAAACATTTCAAAGGTTATGAAGATGAGAGTAAACAATGTGCCAAAACTTAAAAGTATTTTATAGCGCAAATTTAATGTGCTAAATCTTTTGGTATCAGTCATTTATTGTTTTCCTGAAACTCATATTCAAATTCGCTTAAGCGGTACAGCTCCGGGTTTCTGTGTACTTCTAAAAGGGCAGCATTTGTAAAACTATCGTGCACTTTGCCCCAGATGGCATCGGGAGGAAGCAGTCCGATTTTTTTTAAGAATATAAACTCATTATAAAGAGGGCCTTGCTCCATTACTATATTGTCAGGGATATTCGGAAGTGCTGTAATATTGAGTAGCTGCTTAAGTGTTAATTCGTCTAAGAGCTCTACAGTCAGATTTGATTGTTTATCGGTATATAAGCCATTGACTGATTGAATAACCCACGAGGCAGCTTTTATCCGGTTTTCCTTACTCTGCATGAGCCATTTGATGGCTCGGCTTTCAGCGGCCAATATATAATGTATCGCCTTTGGCTGGCGCTGATACAACGATTTATGAAAATATAGAAACCCAGTTGTCATCATCTTATGCACAGCAAAGGCCTCGTCACTTTTCTGTGTTGCGATGGTTGTAACAGGGTCCCAGGCTGAGAAGGCAAACACATCACTATTTTCCAGCGCCTTTGGCATTTCAAGTAAATCCATAGGGACAAAAGTTACGTCACGTTCACTAACCCCCTCCAGTGCCAGCGCTGACATTAAACCATAGTGGGCATTTGAGCCATAAGCATAACCAATTCTTTTTCCTTTCAACTCTTTGATTAAAACAGGCTGCTTTGCTATTATTGCTGTGTATCCCATTTGAATTATTGAGGGAATGACTATATCAAAAGTTGATGCAAGACGTATTGTTGGCATATCTCCGCCGATACCGGCATTTAGGCTGCCGTTTTTCATAAAATAGTTGATGTCTGAGCCTTTCAAAAATGAATAAAACCTTAATTTCATTCCTAACTTAGCTAAAGACAGTTGGAGAATTTTATCACGCTTGAGTAACTCTGCTATAATCCCTGTTGGAGAATACAG
Coding sequences:
- a CDS encoding ABC transporter substrate-binding protein, producing the protein MRKYKRYVLISTAIMILAIIAVRNLHADKHTVLQSQTKDLSKHPIYSKYKLEVSDNIINVGVQPLYSPTGIIAELLKRDKILQLSLAKLGMKLRFYSFLKGSDINYFMKNGSLNAGIGGDMPTIRLASTFDIVIPSIIQMGYTAIIAKQPVLIKELKGKRIGYAYGSNAHYGLMSALALEGVSERDVTFVPMDLLEMPKALENSDVFAFSAWDPVTTIATQKSDEAFAVHKMMTTGFLYFHKSLYQRQPKAIHYILAAESRAIKWLMQSKENRIKAASWVIQSVNGLYTDKQSNLTVELLDELTLKQLLNITALPNIPDNIVMEQGPLYNEFIFLKKIGLLPPDAIWGKVHDSFTNAALLEVHRNPELYRLSEFEYEFQENNK
- a CDS encoding HAMP domain-containing histidine kinase, producing the protein MTDTKRFSTLNLRYKILLSFGTLFTLIFITFEMFNIYGIPFTNIHGMFQQRQREFLNALSLEADIKKSYIIRFVTELKDDVSSVARNESIITSIKEIERFIVEKNIKNPSELLPALKDNSHFNSLITELNEEGQYHGFYDSIQVVNPTGLIIASTHIKDVGTDISHESYFGEILKDLHLTHFFAAEKPNSKTLVLKYIRGVLIDNKIYLLIVNMKMDDCLNPILNADIDSTNTNDAELAGPDFTYISRAGNISFQAAQRLKSKIVDMVFAGHEGSTINKDFRGRQVFAAYRHLIIEPDLIWGLVIKKEADDIYLPIRKYIESRILFLVLSLVFILSIIFLITRRLSRPLEAIRDVAIAVGEGNYDVKFPDASGGEISTLLETFKSMISKVREKTNDLLVMNTELEKRVDEEIKHRMLKEQLLVQQSKQASMGEVVGMIAHQWKQPLNAISLTIQDLKDAGNFGELNKESVDEATKAILSQIMFMSKTIDDFRTFLMPSRTKVTFNVRKAIEDIVGMFGTLYKKKHNVEITIEAASPELDLTTTGYPNEFKQVILNLINNSRDAIESRVLATGLGKDFNGDIRITLSRTDNNLYVKISDKGGGIPKDIMEKIYEPYVTSKADDKGTGLGLYMSRTIIEQNMGGRLSVRNIDGGAEFTITLNVTW
- a CDS encoding response regulator: MVKQEDKTTNELIDRLTQAHEELKQEKALRQCVDKSLEIHQKKLQSVLDTANDAIITIDSNHNIIYWNRAAEQIFGYTATEALSSDITIIIPEGFRQKHREGVQRVTQTGKSDLIGKTFELLGLRNNGEEFSLELSLAMWKVQGENFYTGIIRDISKRKQTENELLEAKEAAEAANIAKSTFLANMSHEFRTPMNGIIGMTNLALDTLIDKEQREYLTIVKNSSAHLLDLLNDVLDLSKIEAGKMEIKEVDFDLVTTIKTAMDPLAISAMNKGLMFNVEISSNLPGALRGDAGLLRQVLVNLVGNAVKFTDKGTIELKVDLAQTVLNTEPSLNGQPMELYFLVSDTGIGIPEEKLGVIFDSFTMVEEHATKKYEGTGLGLAIVKKIVALLGGEIWVESRVGQGSTFHFTAKFSESSKPVLSVPHVKKNNFGSKRILIVDSNASTNKRLAEMLKSEGFLVDTASSGYEASGILTFSDLQYDIVILDFQLADMDGFAFSKNMKSVEKLSQVKVIMLVEAGLINDDAQCRAYGISGYIAKPIYKSNLMEVLSLLIENWDNPVAPLLTSHSVLQSRRSLSILVADDNVVNQTLAVKLLERRGYVPVVAGNGREAIDILSRSRFDLILMDIQMPVMGGIEATRRIRNSKECELNKDVPIIAMTARALKGDREQFLEAGVSGYISKPVDADELYDLIEKHTLSTDRKPEASMIESYTETPPAAKPIPSQLPAQRTSGVTLDVEKTLRRVKNDEGVLKDMWQAFTEDALRQAAFLKELFEARDVEGLKRQIHLIKGMAANAGATALKSESFRMEMAVKQPNIFQSDDAKIRTFIENIQFETEKAIKEMETYLSKSSIKN